One part of the Sphingobium yanoikuyae genome encodes these proteins:
- a CDS encoding porin family protein, translating to MAMRGVTLLSVMTLGVAGHARAEEVPPVPIITQVATSADPVSGTADTPMPVAPAEGAVEPPPERRTYPLLPIGGRAAIERGYHIQRALGASGMLIHNVQHMNSRNLAVAIAKGDDPPEGASLLQVPFVTTTEMESRTSNSEFKADVWLFPFLNLFAGIGKVKGHVDVGVDIDLDAFVPFPFCRPAKPCGHSQLPFKADVDNISFTFGSILGYGSNSWFAALSLAKTISVAKKDRSDMRMTNIAARAGPRVSLGGDTILTPYVGANYFDMDVTVSGLVRSGPLFEDGDGVGLRYKVDLSSRRPWAGIAGANLELSSHWAMQAEYNLGQESNRFVLSLTFRP from the coding sequence ATGGCGATGCGAGGAGTGACGCTGCTATCGGTCATGACGCTGGGCGTGGCGGGCCATGCCCGCGCAGAAGAAGTGCCGCCCGTCCCGATCATTACCCAGGTCGCGACCAGCGCCGATCCCGTCAGCGGGACGGCCGACACGCCGATGCCCGTTGCGCCCGCAGAAGGGGCGGTGGAGCCCCCGCCCGAGCGCAGGACATATCCGCTGCTGCCGATCGGCGGGCGGGCGGCGATAGAACGTGGCTATCATATCCAGCGCGCGCTGGGCGCCAGCGGCATGCTGATCCACAATGTTCAGCATATGAACAGCCGGAACCTGGCAGTCGCCATTGCCAAGGGCGATGACCCGCCCGAGGGCGCGTCGCTGCTACAGGTGCCCTTCGTCACGACGACGGAGATGGAAAGCCGGACCAGCAACAGCGAGTTCAAGGCGGATGTCTGGCTGTTTCCTTTTCTCAACCTGTTCGCCGGCATCGGCAAGGTGAAGGGGCATGTCGATGTCGGCGTCGACATCGATCTCGATGCCTTCGTGCCTTTCCCCTTCTGTCGCCCGGCCAAGCCCTGCGGTCATAGCCAGCTGCCCTTCAAGGCGGATGTCGACAACATCTCCTTCACCTTCGGCAGTATCCTGGGTTATGGCAGCAACAGCTGGTTTGCCGCCCTGTCCCTCGCCAAGACGATCAGCGTGGCGAAGAAGGACCGGTCCGACATGCGGATGACCAACATCGCGGCACGGGCCGGCCCGCGCGTCTCGCTGGGCGGCGACACGATCCTGACACCCTATGTCGGCGCCAATTATTTCGACATGGATGTCACCGTGTCGGGACTGGTGCGCAGCGGCCCTTTGTTCGAGGACGGCGATGGTGTCGGCCTGCGCTACAAGGTCGATCTGTCGAGCCGCCGTCCCTGGGCCGGCATCGCCGGCGCCAATCTGGAACTGTCCAGCCATTGGGCGATGCAGGCCGAATATAATCTGGGGCAGGAATCCAACCGCTTCGTGCTGAGCCTGACCTTTCGGCCCTGA
- a CDS encoding CDP-alcohol phosphatidyltransferase family protein produces MMQTISTTLGPVRLLGENATPIWGMSNAERNRRMAESAAKNGSTLAPGHELVFNLAYAFDPLLLRLVLETPGTMFAWAGQPIVGQVPAGSDPMQASNLIDLSDGRKLYNRQLRKLEQPMVRELVPQTRKAIERQSYFGAYKGVTDLLTKYLWPELALILTRIAAQLKMTPNMVSVIGVTLCLVATFLFAKGLFWTGFLCGFIFMVLDTVDGKLARCTITSSKWGNVIDHGVDLVHPPFWWYFWGTGLTYWGLGLSAGTFTFIMTAVIAGYILQRLIEGMFLKDFKMDIHVWRRFDSQFRLITARRNPNMVILFVALLFGRPDIGLIALAWWTILSLVVHAVRLAQAYIVHRSGRPIVSWMDEAEAAA; encoded by the coding sequence ATGATGCAGACGATCAGCACCACCCTCGGCCCGGTTCGCCTGCTTGGCGAGAACGCGACCCCGATCTGGGGCATGTCCAATGCCGAACGCAATCGCCGCATGGCGGAAAGCGCGGCCAAGAATGGCAGCACGCTGGCGCCGGGCCATGAACTGGTCTTCAACCTCGCCTATGCCTTCGACCCGCTGCTGCTGCGGCTGGTGCTCGAAACGCCCGGCACGATGTTCGCCTGGGCCGGCCAGCCGATCGTCGGCCAGGTGCCGGCGGGCAGCGACCCGATGCAGGCCAGCAACCTCATCGACCTGTCGGACGGGCGCAAGCTCTACAATCGCCAGTTGCGCAAGCTGGAACAGCCGATGGTGCGCGAACTGGTGCCCCAGACCCGCAAGGCGATCGAGCGGCAAAGCTATTTCGGCGCCTATAAGGGCGTGACCGACCTGCTGACCAAATATCTCTGGCCCGAACTGGCGCTGATCCTGACGCGCATCGCCGCGCAGCTGAAGATGACGCCGAACATGGTGTCGGTGATCGGCGTGACGCTCTGCCTGGTCGCCACCTTCCTGTTCGCCAAGGGGCTGTTCTGGACCGGCTTCCTGTGCGGCTTCATCTTCATGGTGCTCGACACGGTGGACGGCAAGCTCGCCCGCTGCACCATCACTTCGTCCAAATGGGGCAATGTGATCGACCATGGCGTCGACCTGGTCCACCCGCCCTTCTGGTGGTATTTCTGGGGCACGGGCCTCACTTATTGGGGGCTGGGCCTGTCGGCCGGCACCTTTACCTTCATCATGACCGCCGTGATCGCAGGCTATATCCTCCAGCGCCTGATCGAGGGGATGTTCCTCAAGGACTTCAAGATGGACATCCATGTGTGGCGCCGGTTCGACAGCCAGTTCCGCCTGATCACCGCGCGCCGCAACCCGAACATGGTGATCCTGTTCGTGGCGCTGCTGTTCGGCCGGCCCGACATCGGCCTGATCGCGCTTGCCTGGTGGACCATCCTCTCGCTGGTCGTCCATGCGGTGCGTCTGGCGCAGGCCTATATCGTCCACCGCTCCGGCCGGCCGATCGTCAGCTGGATGGACGAAGCGGAAGCCGCCGCATGA
- a CDS encoding BamA/TamA family outer membrane protein: MALPAAAQNTPSREIMDQAQSVQAGEPEPAPDAALPPPSTKPDLVIAPIPLSNPAMGTGLAGAAVLYYNPNGSSRPWVSGFGGGYTSTDSWGLGASHNMTLADDRLRFQGWAGYGVANLRFYGIGANAGASNLSIKLRDKAFAAMIDTQYQIFSKGFLRHLSFGARLYYLDMNARVSLPLPNHPNLTPPAIERHSQIAMLGPSFTFDSRNNPVDPRKGVYTTGSLTYGADWLGSDFTHHKLQIAGNGYFPLGRETVLVVRKTLCEASDGAPYYDLCLYGQNGDLRGYETGRYRDRASWALQGEVRQHLFGKIGMVAFGGIGGIARSGKDIWKHTKMLPAGGFGLRYLASKEANVNLRADIAWGKDGAAFYFGIAEAF, translated from the coding sequence ATGGCCCTTCCCGCCGCCGCCCAGAACACGCCTTCGCGCGAGATCATGGATCAGGCGCAGAGCGTGCAGGCCGGCGAACCGGAACCCGCGCCCGATGCCGCCCTGCCCCCGCCCAGCACCAAGCCGGACCTGGTGATCGCGCCGATCCCGCTGTCCAATCCGGCGATGGGCACCGGCCTCGCCGGTGCGGCGGTGCTCTATTATAATCCCAACGGATCGTCCCGCCCCTGGGTCAGCGGCTTTGGTGGCGGCTACACCAGCACCGATAGCTGGGGCCTGGGCGCATCGCACAACATGACATTGGCCGACGACCGGCTGCGCTTCCAGGGCTGGGCCGGCTATGGCGTCGCCAATCTGCGCTTCTATGGCATCGGCGCCAATGCCGGCGCATCCAACCTGTCGATCAAGCTGCGCGACAAGGCCTTCGCCGCCATGATCGACACCCAATATCAGATCTTCAGCAAGGGCTTCCTGCGCCACCTCTCCTTCGGCGCGCGCCTCTATTATCTCGACATGAACGCCCGCGTTTCGCTGCCGCTGCCCAATCATCCGAACCTGACGCCACCCGCGATCGAACGGCACAGCCAGATTGCGATGCTCGGCCCCTCCTTCACCTTCGACAGCCGCAACAATCCGGTCGATCCGCGCAAGGGCGTCTATACCACCGGTTCACTGACCTATGGCGCCGACTGGCTGGGCAGCGACTTCACCCATCACAAGCTGCAGATTGCGGGCAATGGCTATTTCCCGCTGGGGCGCGAAACCGTGCTGGTGGTGCGCAAGACGCTGTGCGAGGCATCGGACGGCGCGCCCTACTACGATCTGTGCCTCTATGGCCAGAATGGCGACCTGCGCGGCTATGAGACCGGCCGCTATCGCGACCGGGCCAGTTGGGCGCTGCAGGGCGAGGTGCGCCAGCATCTGTTCGGCAAGATCGGCATGGTAGCCTTCGGCGGCATCGGCGGCATTGCGCGCAGCGGCAAGGATATCTGGAAACACACCAAGATGCTGCCGGCCGGCGGTTTCGGCCTACGCTATCTCGCCTCTAAGGAAGCCAATGTGAATCTGCGGGCCGACATTGCCTGGGGCAAGGACGGCGCCGCCTTCTATTTCGGGATCGCGGAAGCCTTCTAG
- the zapE gene encoding cell division protein ZapE has translation MTSVIARYDALVAAGELRPDPDQRAAAVRLDQLQHDLEATPARGSTLWKLLRKQPEPPRGLYMWGGVGRGKSMLMDLFFDTVHVQRKKRAHFHEFMLDVHARLAEARKSESGDPIPPVVESLAEEARLLCFDEMVVNNMADAAIMSRLFTGLLEKRVTIVTTSNREPDELYKNGLNRQLFLPFIDLIKAKLDVMTLNGPVDYRRDRLGDSKLWHVPNGPEATRALSEAFFRLTDFSVEDRAKVPSEEIVVQGGRTMHVPKSLKGVAVFSFKRLCVEARGAPDYLAIARKYHTVIIVGIPVLGPEKRNEAARFVTLIDSLYEYKVKLLASADAEPMRLYPEGDGAFEFERTVSRLMEMQSDDYLALGHGPK, from the coding sequence GTGACCAGCGTCATCGCCCGTTATGATGCGCTGGTCGCGGCTGGCGAATTGCGGCCCGACCCGGACCAGCGTGCCGCCGCCGTGCGACTCGACCAGCTTCAGCATGATCTGGAAGCGACGCCGGCGCGTGGCTCGACGCTGTGGAAGCTGCTGCGCAAGCAGCCCGAGCCGCCGCGGGGCCTCTACATGTGGGGCGGGGTCGGGCGCGGCAAGTCGATGCTGATGGACCTGTTCTTCGACACGGTCCATGTGCAGCGCAAGAAGCGCGCCCATTTCCATGAATTCATGCTCGACGTACATGCCCGCCTGGCCGAGGCGCGCAAGTCCGAGTCGGGCGATCCGATCCCGCCGGTGGTCGAGTCGCTGGCCGAAGAGGCGCGGCTGCTCTGCTTCGACGAGATGGTCGTCAACAATATGGCCGATGCGGCGATCATGTCGCGGCTGTTCACGGGGCTGCTGGAAAAGCGGGTGACGATCGTCACCACCTCCAACCGCGAGCCCGACGAACTCTACAAGAATGGCCTCAATCGCCAGCTGTTCCTGCCCTTCATCGACCTCATCAAGGCCAAGCTGGACGTGATGACGCTGAACGGTCCGGTCGATTATCGCCGCGACCGTCTGGGCGACTCGAAGCTGTGGCATGTGCCCAATGGGCCGGAGGCGACCAGGGCGCTGTCGGAGGCCTTTTTCCGCCTGACCGACTTTTCGGTCGAGGATCGGGCCAAGGTGCCCTCGGAGGAGATCGTCGTTCAGGGCGGGCGCACCATGCATGTGCCCAAGAGCCTGAAGGGCGTTGCCGTCTTCTCGTTCAAGCGGCTGTGCGTCGAGGCGCGCGGCGCGCCCGACTATCTGGCGATCGCGCGCAAATATCATACGGTCATCATCGTCGGCATCCCGGTGCTGGGGCCGGAGAAGCGCAACGAGGCGGCGCGCTTCGTCACGCTGATCGACTCGCTCTACGAATATAAGGTCAAATTGCTCGCCTCGGCCGATGCCGAGCCGATGCGACTCTATCCCGAAGGGGATGGGGCGTTCGAATTCGAGCGGACCGTGTCGCGGCTGATGGAAATGCAGTCCGACGATTATCTCGCGCTGGGCCACGGCCCCAAATAA
- a CDS encoding HIT family protein, with protein MNATIAKFGWPATLVAEFDHWVVLLRPAQPTLGSLVLAAKSDATAFGDLPGAAHAELKTVTAAIEAALTSAVGYAKINYLMLMMVDPHVHFHVIPRYDGERSAAGLTITDAGWPGQPDLGSAVKIDSEADTALRNWLKGHFAL; from the coding sequence ATGAACGCCACCATCGCCAAGTTCGGCTGGCCCGCCACGCTGGTGGCCGAATTCGACCATTGGGTCGTGCTGCTGCGCCCGGCCCAGCCGACGCTGGGATCGCTGGTGCTGGCGGCCAAGAGCGACGCGACCGCGTTCGGCGACCTGCCGGGCGCCGCCCATGCCGAACTCAAGACCGTCACCGCTGCGATCGAGGCTGCGCTGACCAGCGCGGTCGGTTATGCGAAGATCAACTATCTGATGCTGATGATGGTCGACCCGCATGTCCATTTCCACGTCATCCCCCGCTATGACGGGGAACGCAGCGCGGCCGGCCTGACCATCACCGACGCCGGCTGGCCGGGCCAGCCCGACCTTGGCAGCGCGGTCAAGATTGACAGCGAAGCTGACACGGCGCTGCGCAATTGGCTGAAGGGGCATTTCGCCCTCTGA
- a CDS encoding succinate dehydrogenase iron-sulfur subunit, which produces MAEFALPKNSKISGKGVTHKAPEGATNVRSFKVYRYDPDSGENPRYDTFEIDLDNCGPMVLDALLKIKNEYDSTLTFRRSCREGICGSCSMNMNGKNGLACTTAIDECAGKQVQITPLPHMDVIKDLVPDFTHFYAQYNSIKPWLQTVSPAPSGKERLQSPADREKLDGLYECILCACCSTSCPSYWWNSDKFLGPAILLQAYRWLADSRDEFTGERLDELEDPFRLYRCHTIMNCANVCPKGLSPAKAIAETKKMMVERQL; this is translated from the coding sequence ATGGCCGAATTTGCTTTGCCCAAGAACAGCAAGATCAGCGGCAAGGGCGTGACCCACAAGGCGCCCGAGGGCGCGACCAATGTCCGCAGCTTCAAGGTCTATCGCTACGATCCGGACTCGGGCGAGAATCCGCGCTACGACACGTTCGAGATCGATCTCGACAATTGCGGCCCGATGGTTCTCGACGCGCTGCTGAAGATCAAGAACGAGTATGACTCGACCCTGACCTTCCGCCGTTCGTGCCGCGAAGGCATTTGCGGTTCCTGTTCGATGAACATGAACGGCAAGAACGGCCTGGCCTGCACCACCGCGATCGACGAGTGCGCCGGCAAGCAGGTGCAGATCACCCCGCTGCCGCACATGGACGTCATCAAGGATCTGGTGCCGGACTTCACCCACTTCTACGCCCAGTACAACAGCATCAAGCCCTGGCTGCAAACCGTCAGCCCCGCGCCGAGCGGCAAGGAGCGGCTGCAGTCGCCCGCCGATCGCGAGAAGCTGGATGGCCTCTATGAGTGCATCCTGTGCGCCTGTTGCTCGACCAGCTGCCCCAGCTACTGGTGGAACAGCGACAAGTTCCTGGGCCCGGCGATCCTGCTGCAGGCCTATCGCTGGCTGGCCGACAGCCGCGACGAGTTCACCGGCGAGCGCCTCGACGAGCTGGAAGATCCCTTCCGCCTCTATCGCTGCCACACCATCATGAACTGCGCGAACGTCTGCCCCAAGGGCCTGAGCCCGGCCAAGGCGATCGCGGAGACCAAGAAGATGATGGTCGAACGGCAGCTGTAA
- a CDS encoding PaaI family thioesterase, with protein MTSDGVAGGRPLNEGKWSGWTAWHDPHPDTFLQAIGRGYMRGLGEKKAHVALETRTSHRNRLDTLHGGFLAAFADHAYFGALWAMGHQGQVNGVTIDLSMQYLGAGKVGPDLLAEVELLRETGRLMFLRMLITQEGEPVAASTATLRKAPKAQ; from the coding sequence TTGACCAGCGACGGTGTTGCAGGCGGGCGACCGCTGAACGAAGGGAAATGGTCGGGCTGGACCGCCTGGCACGATCCGCATCCTGACACCTTCCTGCAGGCCATCGGCCGCGGCTACATGCGCGGGCTGGGCGAGAAGAAGGCGCATGTCGCGCTGGAAACCCGCACCAGCCACCGCAACCGGCTCGATACGCTGCATGGCGGCTTCCTCGCTGCCTTTGCCGACCATGCCTATTTCGGCGCACTCTGGGCGATGGGGCATCAGGGTCAGGTCAATGGCGTGACCATCGACCTGTCGATGCAATATCTGGGCGCGGGCAAGGTCGGTCCCGACCTGCTGGCCGAGGTGGAATTGCTGCGCGAGACCGGGCGCCTCATGTTCCTGCGCATGCTGATCACCCAGGAGGGCGAGCCGGTCGCGGCGTCCACCGCCACGCTGCGCAAGGCGCCCAAGGCGCAGTGA